The Phragmites australis chromosome 15, lpPhrAust1.1, whole genome shotgun sequence genome window below encodes:
- the LOC133892191 gene encoding pheromone-processing carboxypeptidase KEX1-like — MVTISQAILEDMMSIVDMVTAKEAQEAIQEMQIDDEVWDKFINKPLRAKKAQKSSLEEGEEEEDDTDANDDDIGDDDGNASDDGGDKDDDDGGDKDDVDDDDKDDANDDGSGDEDNDNADDDEAADFHS; from the exons ATGGTGACCATCTCTCAAGCAATACTAGAAGACATGATGTCCATTGTGGACATGGTGACAGCAAAGGAAGCTCAGGAAGCGATTCAAGAGATGCAAATTG ATGATGAGGTGTGGGATAAGTTCATCAACAAGCCGCTGAGGGCCAAGAAGGCCCAGAAGAGTTCATTGGAGGagggtgaggaggaggaagatgacacCGACGCTAATGATGATGACATcggtgatgatgatggcaaTGCCAGCGACGACGGTGGTGACAAAGACGATGATGATGGGGGTGACAAGGACGACGTTGATGACGATGACAAGgatgatgctaatgatgatgGTAGCGGCGACGAGGACAACGACAATGCCGACGATGATGAGGCCGCGGATTTCCATTCGTAG